The following coding sequences are from one Novosphingobium sp. Gsoil 351 window:
- a CDS encoding DUF1345 domain-containing protein, with protein sequence MSRARDALKLGNRIAPPRFVLFLVLLPAGLFVYRAVMHTNAWLDPLAMAFDFAAAVFLLSLIPLLRDSEAVDIRKHAAENDANRVALLVVTTLLTFAVMAAITAELKGAQAHDPAAMAKLIGTLLLIWLFANTVYALHYAHLFYSREEKTGKDAAGIDFPGTKTPDYKDFAYFAGTLGMTFQTSDTAITAPKIRHIALLHSFAAFVFNIGVIAFTINTLGGK encoded by the coding sequence GTGAGCCGGGCGCGAGACGCTCTGAAGCTGGGCAACCGGATCGCGCCACCGCGTTTTGTGCTGTTCCTCGTGCTCCTGCCCGCAGGCCTGTTCGTCTATCGCGCGGTGATGCACACCAACGCCTGGCTCGATCCGCTGGCGATGGCGTTCGATTTCGCCGCGGCGGTGTTCCTGCTCTCGCTGATCCCGCTGCTGCGCGACAGCGAGGCGGTGGATATCCGCAAGCACGCCGCCGAGAACGACGCCAACCGGGTGGCGCTGCTGGTGGTCACCACGCTGCTCACTTTCGCGGTGATGGCCGCGATCACCGCCGAGCTGAAGGGCGCGCAAGCGCACGATCCGGCGGCGATGGCCAAGCTGATCGGCACGCTGCTGCTGATCTGGCTGTTCGCCAACACGGTCTACGCGCTGCACTATGCCCACCTGTTCTACTCGCGCGAGGAGAAGACGGGCAAGGACGCGGCGGGGATCGACTTTCCCGGCACCAAGACCCCCGACTACAAGGACTTCGCCTATTTCGCCGGGACCCTGGGGATGACCTTCCAGACCTCCGACACCGCGATCACCGCGCCGAAAATCCGCCACATCGCGCTGCTCCACAGCTTCGCCGCGTTCGTCTTCAACATCGGAGTGATCGCGTTCACGATCAACACGCTGGGCGGAAAGTAG
- the ppa gene encoding inorganic diphosphatase: MDISKIPVGDNPPESLNVIIEVPVGGEPVKYEFDKASGALFVDRILHTPMRYPANYGFVPHTLSPDGDPLDALVIARSPFIPGCVVRARPIGVLNLEDEAGGDEKLICVPVDTTFPYYSDIGERQDLPSIVLQQIEHFFTHYKDLESEKWVRVGKWGDADEARRIVEEAIARAKK, encoded by the coding sequence ATGGACATCAGCAAGATTCCCGTCGGCGACAACCCGCCCGAAAGCCTCAACGTGATCATCGAGGTGCCGGTCGGCGGCGAGCCGGTGAAGTACGAGTTCGACAAGGCCAGCGGCGCACTGTTCGTCGATCGCATCCTCCACACGCCGATGCGCTATCCCGCCAACTATGGGTTCGTGCCGCACACGCTCAGCCCCGACGGCGACCCGCTCGACGCGCTGGTGATCGCGCGCAGCCCGTTCATCCCCGGCTGCGTCGTCCGCGCCCGCCCGATCGGGGTGCTCAACTTGGAAGACGAAGCCGGCGGCGACGAGAAGCTGATCTGCGTGCCGGTGGACACCACGTTTCCCTATTATTCCGACATCGGCGAGCGCCAGGACCTGCCCTCAATCGTTCTCCAGCAGATCGAGCACTTCTTCACCCACTACAAGGACCTGGAATCCGAGAAGTGGGTCCGGGTCGGCAAGTGGGGCGATGCCGATGAGGCGCGGCGGATCGTCGAGGAAGCGATCGCGCGGGCGAAGAAATAG